The Myxococcus fulvus region GCGCCAGCGGGCGCCCCCGGAGTGTCCGGAAGGCGCCCGCCGTCACTGCCTCACGCTTCAGCGCGTCTTCAGTGCCCGCGCAGCACGTACACCTTGCCGTCGACCAGCACGTACAGCGCGCTGGGCGTCACGCGCGGGTCGTAGACCAGCTGCTGCACCTTGGAGCCGCCCACGCCCGGGACCTTCTCCAGCTGCTTCTGCGGCGTCAGGCGCCACAGGCCGCGTCCCTCCGTGCCCACGAAGAGCGAGCCGTCGTCGGTGGCCGCCAGCGCGGTGAAGCGGTCCGTGCCCGCGCCGTCAATGCGGACGTAGTCGGTGTCCGCGCTCTTGGTCGGGTCGTGCCGCGTGGGCTCGGCCTTGAACTGCCACAGCCCGCTGCCGAGCCCGGCCACGTAGTACAGGCCGTCCTTGGTCTGCTGGAAGCCGCGCCAGCGGTTCTGCGGGGCGACCTCCCAGCGCTTGTCCTCGGCCCCCGGGTTGACGGGGTCCACGAAGGTGTTGAGCCGGTAGATGGACAGCTCGGTGCCCTCGGGGATGCCCGCCTCGGGCTTCTCACGGTCCCACCACTTGAGGTCCTGGTTGGGCGGGAGGATTCCAATCTTCCAGTCGTTGGCGATGAGCAGCTCGCCGGCCTGCGAGTAGCCCAGGCCGTAGGTGAAGCCCGCGCGCTGCGACTCCTTGACGACTTCCTGGTTCGGGTCCGTCGGGTGCGGCGTCCGGGTGAGCAGCCACCAGGCCGGGTGGCGGTGGCTGCTGTACTCGAGGTCGCGGATGCGCGTCACGCCGTGGTTGGTGCCGATGTAGACCTCACCCTCGTACGGGCCCTTCATGACCCGCATGCACGAGAGGACGGAGCGGTCCTCGTCGTAGTGGAAGTCGTTGCTGTTGCGGATGCCGATGGCCTCGTTGCGGCTGGGACGGCTGGTGCCCACCGAGCGGTACAGGTGCTCGCGCAGCACGATGTCCGTGCCGTCGCCGTTGAGCTGCACCAGGTCCATGTCGCCCTTCTGGAACTCGAAGTAGCGCGCCTCGTCGAAGTCGGCCTCGCCCCGGCCGGCGATGCGCTGGCCTCCCGGCACGTTGTCGTACGTGATGTAGCCCACGTACGCCTCGCCCGCCTTGCCGCCGCAGATGACGGTGGAGCCGGTGGCCAGCTGGTGCGGCTCCGAGCCGAAGCCCAGGCTGGCCTGACCGATGGGCTGGCTGGTCCACACGAGCTTCTGCGTGTCCGCGCGAAGCACGCCGATGCGGTCCCCATCCAGCACCCAGATGTTGTGCGCGCCGTCCACGCCCACCGAGGCGACCTTGGGGATGCCGTACTTCGACGAGTAGTCCGTCAGTGCGTCCGTGGGCCAGGGGCCCTCGGGCGTGGTGGGCACGACGCCCCCGTCCGGCACCGGGTCCGTGCCGCCATCGCCCTCGCCGGGGATGGGGTCCGTGCCGCCATCCTCTCCGCCCGCGTCGGGCACGGGGTCCGTGCCTCCATCCCCCGCGTCCGGCGTGCCCGCGTCATCCGGAGGAGCCTGGACGTCGCCGTCCGTCGGCCCCTTGCCGGTGCCGTTCGAGCTGTCGCAGGCCACCGCCGTCATCATCACCGCCACACCGACACACGCGCCCAACAGTCGTCGAATCACCGCTTCCTCCCGTCCCCGGTGTGGAGCAAGCGGCGTACCGGCCGTTGCGCACATCCACCGTCATGGAAAGAGGGAAGCGGGCTTCCCACCGTGGGCACCCGGGCGGCGTGACGTGGCGCCGGAAATGACCAGGCCCGCCCCCGTGAGGGAGCGGGCCCGCGGAGGCTGTCGCATGCGCGACGGCGCCCGGAAAATCAGTGCACGGCGTCGTCGACGTCCTGCTTCACGTCCTCGCCGGCCTCCTCCACCTTGTCGCCGGCCTTCTTGGCGTCCTTCTTCATGGTGTCCACGGCGCCGGAGCCGCCCGTGCCCTTGGGGCTGGTGGCGCGCAGCTCCACGGCGACGGCGTTGTCACCGTCCAGCTGGAAGCTCGCGCGCACCTCGGAGCCCTCCGGAATCTCCTCCACGCGCGCCTTCTTGCCGTCCAGCATCACCACCGTCTGGGCCTTCACGTCCAGCTCGGCGTCGGGCAGGTCCTTGCGCGTCAGGTTCACGCTGTCGTCGTCGGCCTTCTTCAACGTGCCCTTGAGGCTCAGCGAGTGCTTCTTGTTGAAGAGGTTCTCCTGCGCCTGCGCGTTGGAGGCCTCGCGGGTGGCGCCGTTGATGCCGCGGCCCACGTCGGTGGCATTCACCCCCGTGTCCACGCGCGTGCTCGGGCTGGGAATCTGCGTCTGCGACGGCGCCGGCTGCGCCGGCGCGCTCTGTGCGAAGGCGGCGGTTCCCAGACACACGGCGAACGTGGCGATGAGCTTCTTCATATGAGCGTCCCTCTCCCTTGGGTCCATTGGATGACTTCTGGGAGCAAGGGTGGGGAGGCTGCCTCCCTCCGCCAACCCGCCCCGCGCGGCCGGAGGGGTGGCCCGTCTGGAGAGCAGCCGGGCGAAGCAGGGACGACCTCAGTCGCCCTGGCTCAGCCGCTTCACCGTGGACAACAGCTCGTGCAGGTCCAGGGGCTTGCGCAGGCAGCCGGCCACGTCCAGCTCGCGGGCGGCGGACTCCAGGTGCAGGTCCGCACTGGCCACCACGACGGGGATGTCCGCCAGCGCCGTGTCATGGCGCAAGGCCTCGCGGAAGGCGAAGCCGTCCATGCGGGGCATCATCAGGTCCAACAGGATGAGGTGCGGCGGCGTGTCCTGCTGGCGCAGCTGCGCGAGCGCCTCCAGGCCGTCCGCGGCCAGGAGCACCGCGTAGCCCTCCAGCTCGAAGGCGTCCTGCAGCGCGTCCCGGATGTCCAGGTCGTCGTCCACGACGAGCAGTGTCTGAAGCGCTTGCACCGGTCTCCCCACCCTGGTCGGGGCCGACTCGCTCCCACACCACCTCAACCATGGGGCCGCTGGTGTCAGGACGGAAGCTTCTGGCGGCAGGACGGGGTGAATCACGGTTCACCAGCCGACGCACGCCCCCTCTACGGCCCTCCCGGAGTGCGGGATTTGCAATGGAGTTGCTTTAATTGAGATACACGGAATTGCGTTCTATTCATGTTTGCTCGTATTCCCGGAAGCCGTGAAGATGGCGGCGGCGGCCCGTCTGTCAGGTGGGCGCTCATTTCCAGGGAGCAGTCCTCATGCGAACCATGTCTCGAGTTGCGAGCAGGAAGCTGTTGGGAACGATGCTGTGCGCGCTGACGATTTCGGCCTGTGGTCCGGCGCCGGAGCAGCAGGGCGAGCCGCAGCCGGAGCAGCCCCAGACGGACAGCGCGAAGCAGCCGGTGGTGTATGGCACGGATGACCGCCAGGACGTGTACGCGCACCCGGACGCGACGCTGCGCCAGCGCGCCGAGCAGTCCACCGTCGCGCTGATGACGACGTCCGACTACACGGTGGGGAGCAACGGCAACGTGACGTTCAACGCGTCCACGCTGCAGTCGGCGTACAACCTGTGCTCCAACCAGCGCTTCCTCACCGACCTGACGCCGGCGTTCTGCTCCGGCACGCTCATCGATGACGACCTGGTGCTGACGGCCGGCCACTGCATCACCAGCGCCTCGGCCTGCACCAGCACGCGCGTGGTGTTCAACTTCTACAAGACGGCGGCGACCACGCTCAAGCAGGTGACGAGCGCGGACATCTTCTCCTGCCAGTCCATCGTGGTGCGCCAGCAGACCAGCGGCACGCCCAACCTGGACTACGCCATCATCAAGCTGGACCGCGCCGCCACGCCGCGCTTCGTGCCCGCGCCCATCCGCGCCGGCAACGCCGCGCTGCCGGTGGGCACGGGCGTGACGGTCATCGGCTCGGGCAGCGGCATCCCGTTCAAGATTGATTCCGGCGGCAAGGTGCGCGACGCGCGCGCGGGCTCGCTGGACTACTTCATCGCGACCACGGACACCTTCGGCGGCAACTCCGGCTCCGGCGTGTACGAGAACACCGGCTACACGGTGGCGGGCATCCTGGTGCGCGGCGAGACGGACTACGTGTCGAGCGGCAGCTGCCGCATCGTCAACGCGTGCGCGGAGACGGGCTGCAGCGGCGAGGACATCACCTACGTGCGCCCCGCGGTGAACGCGTACTGCGCGGTGGCCGGCAGCCTGCGGCTGTGCGGCACCACCCAGCCCCCGCCGTCCACCACCTTCACCTTCACCGCGTCCAACACCAACAACGCGCAGCAGAACACCACCAACCGCGCGGTGACGCTGGCGGCGGGCCAGACGATTCGCGTGGGCACCTGCTCGGTGAGCGGCGCCTCCGGCACGGGTGACACCTACCTGCGGCTGAGCAACGCGGCGGGCACGTCGGTGGCGAGCAACGACGACTCCTGCGGCACGCTGTCGTTCTTCTCGTACACGGCCACCACGGCGGGCACGTACACCATCCGCGCGGGCTGCTACTCGAGCAACAGCTGCAGCGGCACGGTGGCGTACACCATCCAGTAGTCCGCCGTCCCATGGGCACGGGGCCAGCAAGCGCCCGTGCCTCGTGTCACGCGCTCGGGCCGCTCCTCGTTCACTCAGGAGCGCCCGGGCGTTTCTTCATCCCGGCCGGCACGTGGCGGCGCGAAGGGATGGGCTCAGGCGCAGCGGTCGCAGAGGCCGCGCAGCTGCACGTCCACGCTCTTCTGGGCCACCGCGCGCGGCACGCCCTTGGACGCGGCGATGCGGATGGACTCCTCCGGCAGGCACGCGACGGTGCCGCAGTCGGTGCAGGTGAAGTGCGGGTGGTTGCCGCTGTGCTCGTCGCCCGAGCGTCGCAGCTCGAAGCGCCACACGTGGTCTCCCAGGTCCGCGCGCACCACCAGCCCGGCCTCCGTGAGGTCCGTGAGGTTGCGGTAGATGGTCACCCGGTCATAGCCCTCGTCACCCAGCGCATCCACCAGGTCGGCGTGGCTCATTGGCGCGGTGGCCGACTCCAGCTCCCGGAGCACCGCCACGCGGGGCGCGGTGCTGCGCAGACCCGACGCGCGGATCCTCTCCTGGAAATCAGCGAGCTTCGGCTGCACTGCGATTCGTTTTGCTCCCATGATGTCTTTTCGCATAACCCATCTGCGGGACACTTTCACCTCGCCCGGAGTACGACGTCCGGTCTCGAGGACTGGAGTGGCTTGCCCGCCGGGTCCCCCCAGACTCCTGGATACGAGAGTGAGCACCAGGAGTCCAGGATACTGGTGCAATCCTTGTGCGTAATGATTCACCGCGCTTCCCGACTTCCGGTCAGTCACGCCTGGACGACGGTGGACCCCCACTGCCTCGAAGCGGCCACGCCAGCGTCGCGAGCCGGCGCGCGGATGTCCGGCGCAGGACAGTCGCCACCGGCTGTCCTGGGGACTCCCAGCGCGCGGGAAGGCGTCCGGGAGTCCAGTGATTCCAGGGTGCAGTTGCAACTCATGAGTCACCGGTGACGCGGTGCCCCGAGTCCGGCGGCGTCCGGGTGGGTGCGGCCGGGCCCGGGCGCGTCGCGCTGGCCCCGGCTGAGTGGAGCGAGGGGCGATGGGGCGGGTGGTGACGCGGGGGCGGGGTGGCCGGAGGGGCTTCATTTCGTATCTGAGTTGTAAAAGCATCCTAGGTGTTCTTGTCGCGAGATTCCGCTGAGAAGAGGAGGGGAGGGCCCCCTGGGGTCGCCTGGAGGGCGACGGCGGGTGTTGGACCGGCGAACAGTCCATCCCGCGCTCCTTGACTGGGAGCGACGAGTGCCCACACTTGCGCCTTTGTCGTTCCGTCGGGGCCTCGACAGGCCCTGTTGCTCGTGTCTCCGGGTCCCCCTCGCCGTGACGAAGCCCAGTCTCCTGCTCATCGAAGAAGCCACTGTGGCCCGGGAGCTCCAGGTGCTCGCGCTGGAGAGCCAGGGATGGCAGGTCGTGGCCCTGGCGGACGTGGCGGCCGCCGCCTCGCTCATGCAGACGCAGCCGGTGTTGCTCGTCGTGGCGGCGGCGGGCGTGCTGGCGGCGGGCAAGGAGGCGCTGGAGGCGTTCCGTCGGGCGCTGGAGGCGTCGTCGTCGGTAGGGCTGTACGT contains the following coding sequences:
- a CDS encoding trypsin-like serine peptidase, whose protein sequence is MRTMSRVASRKLLGTMLCALTISACGPAPEQQGEPQPEQPQTDSAKQPVVYGTDDRQDVYAHPDATLRQRAEQSTVALMTTSDYTVGSNGNVTFNASTLQSAYNLCSNQRFLTDLTPAFCSGTLIDDDLVLTAGHCITSASACTSTRVVFNFYKTAATTLKQVTSADIFSCQSIVVRQQTSGTPNLDYAIIKLDRAATPRFVPAPIRAGNAALPVGTGVTVIGSGSGIPFKIDSGGKVRDARAGSLDYFIATTDTFGGNSGSGVYENTGYTVAGILVRGETDYVSSGSCRIVNACAETGCSGEDITYVRPAVNAYCAVAGSLRLCGTTQPPPSTTFTFTASNTNNAQQNTTNRAVTLAAGQTIRVGTCSVSGASGTGDTYLRLSNAAGTSVASNDDSCGTLSFFSYTATTAGTYTIRAGCYSSNSCSGTVAYTIQ
- a CDS encoding Fur family transcriptional regulator; translation: MGAKRIAVQPKLADFQERIRASGLRSTAPRVAVLRELESATAPMSHADLVDALGDEGYDRVTIYRNLTDLTEAGLVVRADLGDHVWRFELRRSGDEHSGNHPHFTCTDCGTVACLPEESIRIAASKGVPRAVAQKSVDVQLRGLCDRCA
- a CDS encoding response regulator: MQALQTLLVVDDDLDIRDALQDAFELEGYAVLLAADGLEALAQLRQQDTPPHLILLDLMMPRMDGFAFREALRHDTALADIPVVVASADLHLESAARELDVAGCLRKPLDLHELLSTVKRLSQGD